A single region of the Lotus japonicus ecotype B-129 chromosome 4, LjGifu_v1.2 genome encodes:
- the LOC130715263 gene encoding FCS-Like Zinc finger 2-like, which produces MHSPVRPCYLEKDHGLASLPDMDSGYRVNSTSFVSRSSMTSGYGYATSCNRGSFRNLSVSSPRSGRFYDSRFEDHQPHFLEACFLCKKSLGDNRDIFMYRGDTPFCSEECRQEQIEIDEAKEKNMKASSMKALRSKEQRNSASPNKARDYSFRATGVAA; this is translated from the exons ATGCACTCCCCTGTAAGACCTTGTTACTTGGAGAAAGATCACGGTTTGGCTTCATTACCAGACATGGATTCTGGTTATCGTGTGAATAGTACTAGTTTTGTgtcacggtcctccatgacctcTGGTTATGGTTATGCTACTTCCTGCAACAGAGGAAGTTTCAGAAACCTCTCTGTTTCTTCTCCGAGATCTGGAAGATTCTATGATTCCAGATTTGAAGATCATCAACCCCACTTCCTTGAAGCTTGTTTTCTCTGCAAGAAGTCACTGGGGGACAATAGAGACATCTTCATGTACAG AGGAGACACCCCTTTTTGTAGCGAAGAGTGCAGGCAAGAGCAGATAGAGATAGACGAAGCGAAGGAGAAGAACATGAAAGCTTCATCGATGAAGGCTTTGAGAAGCAAGGAGCAAAGAAACTCTGCTTCACCAAACAAGGCCAGAGATTACTCGTTTCGTGCTACAGGAGTTGCCGCATAG